The segment GCTTCTGGAGAGGTATGCCCCCCATACACAGACGCTTACACATAAATCTTGACACGACCACCTCCAGGGAAAGGGGTAGAAGATGCGTGTTTATGCGGGATATGCGGGAGGTGCAAGTTTTGAGGTGAGCGAGCGCACGGTGGGGCGCATCCTGGCCTACCTGGAGAGGCTAGGGAGGGTGGCGAGCGTGGCTGCCTTTTCGGCGCGGGCCCGGCGGGGGAAGGCAAGGAGGAAACCCCGGCGTCCCTACGCCCAAAGGAAGCCCAAGGGCTACGAGGCCCAAGCGCCGGGCGACCTCATCCAGGTGGACACCTTCACCGTCACCCTAGGACCCGGGGAGATGATCCGGCACTTCTCGGCCGTGGACCTTGCCACCCGCTTTGCGCTGGCGGAGGTGCACACCCGGGCTACGGCCGACCTTGCGGCCGGCTTCCTGGCCTACCTGATTGCGCAAGCGCCCTTTCCCATCCGGCCATCCAGGTGGACGGGGGGGGCTGAGTTCATGGCCGGGTTTGAAAAGGCCTGCGAGGGGTTGGGCATCCGGCTCTTCGTGCTGCCTCCCAGGAGCCCCAAGCTCAACGGTCACGTGGAGCGCATACAACGGACCTTCAGGGACGAGTTCTACACCCGGTCGTTGCCGTCTGGGATTCCTGAGCTCCAGAGGGAGCTTAACGCTTACCTGGACTACTACAATCGGCGGAGGCCGCACCGGGCTCTAGGGGGTTTGGCCCCTTTGGAATACCTGGCTAAGATGCGGAGGGAGTCGGTCCCCCAGGAGTCTCAGATGTGTTGGCCGACTACACCAAGTTTGCCCCTTGAAGCGGGGTATGCTACACTTAGGCCTGGTCTGCCCCTAAGGGGCACGAGGGGAGAACGATGGCGCAGAAGAAGCCCAAGAGGAATCTTTCCGCTCTGAAGCGGCACCGGCAGTCTTTGAAGCGCAGGCTTCGCAACAAGGCCAAGAAGTCGGCCATCAAGACCTTGAGCAAGAAGGCCGTCCAGTTGGCCCAGGAGGGTAAGGCCGAGGAGGCCATCAAGATCATGCGTATGGCGCAAAGCCTCATCGATAAGGCGGCCAAGGGGTCCACCCTGCACAAAAACGCCGCTTCCCGGAGGAAGTCGCGCCTTATGCGCAAGGTGCAGAAGTTCCTTGCCACGGTGAGCGCCTAGGAGGCAGGGCATGGGTAAGGGCGACCGTCGCACCCGTAGGGGCAAGATCTGGCGGGGCACCTACGGCAAGTACCGTCCGCGCAAGAAAAAGTAGGGCCTTTTGGCCAAGCCCGGGGGTAGAATCCCTTGTGGCCGAGGGCCTAGGGGCTTTCCCCTAGGCGTTCTCCTCTTTTTCCATCTCCCAGGTGAGGTCCCGCAGGAGCCATCCCCGGCCCGGGGGGGCGAGTTCCCCTGAGGCCAGGGCCTGCACCAGATAGCGGCGCACCAGGCCGATGGGCACCCCCGAGGCGATCACCTCCCCCAGGTTGCGGGTGCCGTCCAGGAGGGCCTGGAGCTGGCCGAACTCCTCCAGGGTCTTGCCTTTCTTCCCCTGGTACCGGATGCGTAGGGCGTACCAGGCGTAGCGGCGAAGGGGGTAGAGGTCCCCTTCCCTTACCCCCATGTAGGCCCTCT is part of the Thermus neutrinimicus genome and harbors:
- the rpsT gene encoding 30S ribosomal protein S20, which codes for MAQKKPKRNLSALKRHRQSLKRRLRNKAKKSAIKTLSKKAVQLAQEGKAEEAIKIMRMAQSLIDKAAKGSTLHKNAASRRKSRLMRKVQKFLATVSA
- a CDS encoding 30S ribosomal protein THX — its product is MGKGDRRTRRGKIWRGTYGKYRPRKKK